One genomic window of Rhizomicrobium sp. includes the following:
- the moeB gene encoding molybdopterin-synthase adenylyltransferase MoeB, translating into MALSDDEIDRYARHIVLREVGGVGQRKLKEASVLVVGAGGLGSPVILYLAAAGVGTIGIADFDDVSLSNLQRQIAHRTADVGRPKTASARDAALAINPNVRVRTHDIRIAPDNALTLIGGYDIVADGSDNFATRFLVNDACYFARKTLVSAAVTEFDGQLATFKAHRPGCPCYRCLFPEAPPPGTAPSCSETGVLGAAAGVMGTLQALEVIKEITGVGESMAGKLLIYEALTTRFRTVRFRPDPACALCGMAPTIRALTDA; encoded by the coding sequence ATGGCCCTGTCCGACGACGAGATCGACCGCTATGCCCGCCACATCGTCCTGCGCGAGGTGGGGGGCGTCGGCCAGCGCAAGCTGAAAGAGGCGAGCGTCCTGGTGGTCGGGGCCGGCGGGCTGGGCAGTCCGGTCATCCTCTATCTGGCGGCGGCCGGGGTGGGGACGATCGGGATCGCCGATTTCGACGATGTGAGCCTTTCCAACCTGCAGCGCCAGATCGCCCATCGCACGGCGGATGTCGGGCGGCCCAAGACGGCGTCGGCGCGCGATGCCGCGCTGGCGATCAATCCGAATGTGCGGGTCCGGACCCATGACATTCGCATCGCGCCGGACAATGCGCTGACGCTGATCGGCGGCTATGACATCGTCGCCGACGGGTCGGACAATTTCGCGACGCGCTTCCTGGTCAACGACGCCTGCTACTTCGCCAGGAAGACGCTGGTCAGCGCCGCGGTAACCGAATTCGACGGCCAGCTCGCGACCTTCAAGGCGCACCGGCCCGGCTGCCCCTGCTATCGCTGCCTGTTCCCCGAGGCGCCGCCGCCGGGCACCGCGCCGTCCTGCTCGGAGACCGGCGTGCTCGGCGCCGCGGCCGGCGTGATGGGGACGCTGCAGGCGCTGGAGGTGATCAAGGAGATCACCGGCGTCGGCGAATCCATGGCCGGCAAGCTTTTGATTTACGAAGCGCTAACCACCCGCTTCCGCACCGTGCGTTTCCGGCCCGACCCGGCCTGTGCCCTGTGCGGCATGGCGCCGACGATCCGCGCGCTCACGGACGCTTAG
- a CDS encoding phosphoenolpyruvate carboxykinase yields the protein MSSAYGLEQQGFRGLKAVRWNLTPAELYEIAIRRGEGRLAKDGPLVVLTGEHTGRSASDKFVVRDAASEPNIWWDNNKPISPAHFDALYADMIAFAEGKELFAKDLFGGADLAHRLPVRIVTEYAWHSLFVHQLLIRPTAEQLKGFTPEFTIVDLPSFEADPVKHGCASKTVIAVNFTKKLVLIGGTSYAGEMKKSVFTILNYLLPPKRVMPMHCSANVGKDGKSAIFFGLSGTGKTTLSADASRTLIGDDEHGWSEHGVFNFEGGCYAKVIKLSRENEPEIFATTERFGTVLENVVMDEHTRVLDLDSAHYAENTRAAYPIDFIPNASDTGRAGHPKNVIMLTADAFGVLPPIAKLTPSQAMYHFLSGFTAKVAGTEKGLGKEPQPTFSTCFGAPFMPRHPSEYGNLLRALIAEHQADCWLVNTGWTGGAFGTGSRMPIKATRALLNAALDGSLANAEMGVDPHFRFRVPVAVHGVDSKILNPRDTWADKTAYDAQATKLVGMFRKNFEKFEAHVGPDVLEAAPALAEAAE from the coding sequence ATGTCCAGTGCCTATGGTCTTGAGCAGCAAGGCTTTCGCGGTCTCAAAGCGGTCCGGTGGAACCTGACCCCGGCGGAGCTCTACGAGATCGCGATCCGGCGCGGCGAGGGGCGCCTGGCCAAGGACGGCCCGCTGGTCGTGCTGACCGGCGAGCACACCGGCCGTTCGGCCTCCGACAAATTCGTCGTGCGCGACGCCGCCAGCGAGCCGAACATCTGGTGGGACAACAACAAGCCGATCTCGCCGGCCCATTTCGACGCGCTCTATGCCGACATGATCGCCTTCGCCGAAGGCAAGGAGCTGTTCGCCAAGGACCTGTTCGGCGGCGCCGATCTGGCGCACCGCCTGCCGGTGCGGATCGTCACCGAATATGCCTGGCACTCGCTCTTCGTGCACCAGCTCCTGATCCGCCCGACGGCGGAGCAGCTCAAGGGCTTCACGCCGGAGTTCACCATCGTCGACCTGCCGAGCTTCGAGGCCGATCCGGTCAAGCATGGCTGCGCCAGCAAGACGGTCATCGCGGTGAACTTCACCAAGAAGCTCGTCCTGATCGGCGGCACGTCTTACGCCGGCGAGATGAAGAAGTCGGTGTTCACGATCCTGAACTACCTGTTGCCGCCAAAGCGGGTGATGCCGATGCACTGCTCGGCCAATGTCGGCAAGGACGGCAAGTCGGCGATCTTCTTCGGCCTCTCCGGCACCGGCAAGACGACGCTGTCGGCCGACGCCTCGCGCACCCTGATCGGCGACGACGAGCATGGCTGGAGCGAGCACGGCGTGTTCAATTTCGAGGGCGGCTGCTACGCCAAGGTGATCAAGCTCTCCCGCGAGAACGAGCCGGAGATCTTCGCGACCACCGAGCGTTTCGGCACCGTGCTCGAGAACGTGGTGATGGACGAGCACACCCGCGTGCTCGATCTCGACAGCGCGCATTACGCCGAGAACACCCGCGCCGCCTATCCGATCGATTTCATCCCGAACGCGTCCGACACAGGCCGCGCCGGCCATCCCAAGAACGTCATCATGCTGACGGCCGATGCCTTCGGCGTGCTGCCGCCCATCGCAAAGCTCACGCCGTCGCAGGCGATGTACCACTTCCTCTCCGGCTTCACCGCCAAGGTCGCCGGCACCGAGAAGGGGCTGGGGAAAGAGCCGCAGCCGACCTTCTCCACCTGCTTCGGCGCCCCCTTCATGCCGCGCCATCCCAGCGAATACGGCAACCTGCTGCGGGCGCTGATCGCCGAGCACCAGGCCGATTGCTGGCTGGTCAACACCGGCTGGACGGGCGGGGCCTTCGGCACCGGCTCGCGCATGCCGATCAAGGCGACGCGCGCCTTGCTCAATGCCGCGCTCGACGGCAGCCTCGCCAATGCCGAGATGGGGGTCGACCCGCATTTCCGCTTCCGCGTGCCGGTGGCGGTGCATGGCGTGGATTCGAAGATCCTGAACCCGCGCGACACCTGGGCCGACAAGACGGCCTATGACGCGCAGGCGACCAAGCTGGTCGGCATGTTCCGCAAGAATTTCGAGAAGTTCGAGGCCCATGTCGGCCCCGATGTCCTCGAAGCCGCGCCCGCGCTGGCGGAAGCGGCGGAGTAG
- the dnaJ gene encoding molecular chaperone DnaJ, which yields MSKRCYYEVLGCQKGAAVTELKASYRKLAMELHPDRNPDDATAEVKFKEINEAYDVLKDDQKRAAYDRFGHAAFENGMGGRGPSGFDFASSFTDVFDDLFGEFMGGRRGRRQNRGGDLRYNLEISLEESFKGRGAEIKVPSAVACEACGGSGAEPGTKAEQCPTCSGIGKVRAQQGFFTIERTCSTCRGNGRVIKSPCKGCKGTGHIQKERTLSVDIPPGVEEGTRIRLSGEGQAGLNGGPAGDLYIFVSVKAHEMFQREGHDLYCRTPVSFVTAALGGTLDVPTLDGGRTRVTIPEGTQSGRQFRMRGKGMPVLRGGGMHGDLYVEVAVETPAKLTKKQKELLKEFDKLSDASTHPESESWLARAKSCLGGETKN from the coding sequence ATGAGCAAGCGCTGCTATTACGAAGTCCTGGGCTGCCAGAAGGGCGCCGCCGTCACCGAGCTGAAGGCGAGCTATCGCAAGCTGGCGATGGAGCTGCACCCCGACCGCAATCCCGACGACGCGACCGCCGAGGTCAAGTTCAAGGAAATCAACGAAGCCTATGACGTCCTGAAGGACGATCAGAAGCGCGCCGCCTATGACCGCTTCGGCCATGCGGCGTTCGAGAACGGCATGGGCGGGCGCGGGCCCTCCGGCTTCGACTTCGCCTCTTCCTTCACCGACGTGTTCGACGATCTGTTCGGCGAGTTCATGGGCGGGCGGCGCGGCCGGCGGCAGAACCGCGGCGGCGATCTGCGCTATAACCTGGAAATCTCCCTCGAAGAATCCTTCAAGGGCCGGGGCGCCGAGATCAAGGTGCCGAGCGCGGTGGCCTGCGAGGCCTGCGGCGGCTCGGGCGCCGAGCCCGGCACCAAGGCCGAGCAGTGCCCGACCTGTTCCGGCATCGGCAAGGTGCGCGCCCAGCAGGGCTTCTTCACCATCGAGCGCACCTGCTCCACCTGCCGCGGCAATGGCCGCGTCATCAAGAGCCCGTGCAAGGGCTGCAAGGGCACCGGCCATATTCAGAAGGAGCGCACGCTCAGCGTCGACATCCCGCCCGGCGTCGAGGAAGGCACCCGCATCCGGCTTTCCGGCGAGGGCCAGGCCGGGCTGAACGGCGGGCCGGCCGGCGATCTCTACATCTTCGTCTCGGTGAAGGCGCATGAGATGTTCCAGCGCGAGGGCCACGACCTTTATTGCCGCACGCCGGTCAGCTTCGTGACCGCGGCGCTGGGCGGCACGCTCGACGTGCCGACGCTGGACGGCGGGCGCACGCGGGTGACGATCCCCGAAGGCACGCAGTCCGGCCGCCAGTTCCGCATGCGCGGCAAGGGCATGCCGGTGCTGCGCGGCGGCGGCATGCACGGCGATCTCTATGTCGAGGTCGCGGTCGAGACCCCGGCCAAGCTGACCAAGAAGCAGAAGGAGCTCCTGAAGGAGTTCGACAAGCTGTCCGACGCGAGCACCCATCCCGAAAGCGAAAGCTGGCTGGCCAGGGCAAAGAGCTGCCTCGGCGGCGAGACGAAGAATTAA
- a CDS encoding type II toxin-antitoxin system PemK/MazF family toxin, translating to MPDEQRPPWLVPRITAAPKIRQLYWCDFWKDAVLPEFWKTRPVIVVSYKNTLHGPCLVVPTTTIPQDDNRWAHRLSVTFEGVQSWAVCNQPATVSPSRFSQFRGRIPLVPEADFNAILAILNQWLPKPFP from the coding sequence GTGCCGGACGAACAAAGACCGCCATGGCTTGTGCCGCGCATCACCGCGGCACCGAAGATTCGGCAACTCTACTGGTGCGACTTCTGGAAAGATGCCGTGTTGCCCGAGTTCTGGAAGACCCGGCCGGTCATCGTCGTGTCCTATAAGAACACGCTGCATGGCCCGTGCTTGGTCGTCCCGACAACGACGATCCCACAAGACGACAACAGATGGGCGCACCGGTTGTCCGTGACGTTCGAGGGCGTTCAGTCCTGGGCGGTATGCAACCAGCCCGCGACGGTCTCGCCCAGTCGTTTCAGTCAGTTCCGGGGCCGGATTCCGCTCGTTCCAGAGGCCGATTTCAACGCGATTCTGGCCATTTTAAACCAATGGCTCCCCAAGCCATTTCCGTAA
- a CDS encoding M20 family metallopeptidase produces the protein MTVPAFIERIWEDDILPVLTDYIRIPNKSPHFDPEWEAHGHMERAVAMFEAWARKKLAGIAGATLEVVRLKGRTPLIFMEIPGEAKGTVLLYGHLDKQPEMKGWAEGTGPWTPVLKDDRLFGRGGADDGYAMFASLAAILKLREEKTDHARCVICIEACEESGSYDLPFYIDHLSARIGTPDLVVCLDSGCGNYDQLWLTTSLRGIAMGNLTVRVLTEGVHSGDASGIVPSSFRIARTLLSRIEDEASGQMKLDELYVQVPPDRLEQARASAAILGDEVYTKLPLAGGTKPVASDLTELILNRTWRPQLAVTAMDGYPLPENGGNVLLPYTVAKLSIRLPPTCDAERATKAIKARLEADAPYGAEVEFDAEAGQTGWNAPALAPWLAASLKKASAAHFGQPVAFMGEGGSIPFMAMLGEKYPGTQFVVTGVLGPKSNAHGPNEFLHVPTAKKVTACIADVLADHARRRP, from the coding sequence ATGACCGTGCCCGCCTTTATCGAACGCATCTGGGAAGACGACATCCTGCCGGTGCTGACCGATTACATCCGCATCCCCAACAAGTCGCCGCATTTCGATCCGGAGTGGGAGGCGCACGGCCATATGGAGCGCGCGGTGGCGATGTTCGAGGCCTGGGCGCGCAAGAAGCTGGCGGGTATCGCGGGCGCCACGCTGGAAGTCGTGCGCCTGAAGGGCCGCACGCCGCTGATCTTCATGGAAATCCCGGGCGAGGCCAAGGGTACGGTGCTGCTCTACGGCCATCTCGACAAGCAGCCGGAGATGAAGGGCTGGGCGGAGGGCACCGGGCCGTGGACGCCGGTCCTGAAGGACGACAGGCTGTTCGGGCGCGGCGGCGCCGATGACGGCTATGCGATGTTCGCCTCGCTGGCGGCGATCCTGAAGCTGCGCGAGGAGAAGACCGATCACGCGCGCTGCGTGATCTGCATCGAGGCGTGCGAGGAATCCGGCAGCTACGACCTGCCGTTCTATATCGATCATTTGAGCGCGCGGATCGGCACGCCCGATCTCGTGGTGTGCCTGGATTCCGGTTGCGGCAATTACGACCAGCTCTGGCTGACCACCAGCCTGCGCGGCATCGCAATGGGCAATCTGACCGTCCGTGTGCTGACCGAGGGCGTGCATTCGGGCGATGCCAGCGGCATCGTGCCGTCATCCTTCCGCATCGCGCGCACGCTTCTGAGCCGCATCGAGGACGAGGCGAGCGGGCAGATGAAGCTCGACGAGCTCTATGTGCAGGTGCCGCCGGACCGGCTGGAACAGGCGCGCGCCTCCGCCGCGATATTGGGCGACGAGGTCTATACCAAGCTGCCGCTGGCCGGCGGGACCAAGCCTGTGGCGTCCGACCTCACCGAGCTGATCCTGAACCGCACCTGGCGGCCGCAGCTCGCGGTGACGGCGATGGACGGCTATCCGCTGCCGGAGAACGGCGGCAATGTGCTGCTGCCTTACACCGTCGCCAAGCTGTCGATCCGCCTGCCGCCGACCTGCGACGCCGAGCGCGCAACCAAGGCGATCAAGGCCAGGCTGGAAGCCGACGCGCCCTATGGCGCCGAGGTCGAATTCGACGCCGAGGCCGGCCAGACGGGCTGGAACGCGCCGGCGCTGGCGCCGTGGCTGGCGGCGTCGCTGAAGAAGGCGAGCGCGGCGCATTTCGGCCAGCCGGTGGCGTTCATGGGCGAAGGCGGCTCGATCCCCTTCATGGCGATGCTGGGCGAGAAATATCCGGGGACGCAGTTCGTGGTGACGGGCGTGCTGGGCCCGAAGTCCAACGCGCACGGGCCGAACGAATTCTTGCATGTCCCGACGGCGAAGAAGGTGACGGCCTGCATCGCCGATGTGCTGGCGGATCACGCGAGGCGACGCCCATAG
- a CDS encoding NADP-dependent malic enzyme, with product MPNIKKPSFTREEALAFHSQGKPGKIEITPTKPMATQRDLSLAYSPGVAVPVLAIAENPDLAYEYTSKGNLVAVISNGTAILGLGDLGALASKPVMEGKAVLFKRFADVDSIDLEVDTSDVEQFIGAVRYLGPSFGGINLEDIKAPDCFVIEERLREMMDIPVFHDDQHGTAIISTAGIINAMHLTGRKFEDTKVVVNGAGAAGIACLELLKSMGLPSANAILCDSKGVVWRGRTAGMNQWKSAHAVDTDARTLEDAVKGSDVFLGLSVKGAMTQEMVMSMRKAPIIFAMANPDPEITPEEVKAVRSDAIVATGRSDYPNQVNNVLGFPYIFRGALDVRARTINEAMKIAAAEALAELAREDVPDEVAAAYRGARPEYGPEYIIPVPFDPRLISRVSRAVAEAAIKSGVARREIKDLDAYSFQLSARLDPSAALFQRITASVRANPKRVVFAEGEEESVIRAAAAFQNSGLGKAILVGREEIVKNGIRHAGLDENALEIRVPHSAQEAQPYIEFLFKRLQRRGVLYRDAVRMVTNDRNVYASAMLAQDDADAMVTGVTRNYAAALNDVRLVLDPPKGERPIGVMLIFARGRLVFVADTSVHEMPTSQELADIAVQAAGVARRFGFTPRVALLASSTFGFPRSERSERVVEAVHILDERHVDFEYDGEIAVDVALDREKMLLYPFCRLTDTANVLIMPAIHSAAISTRLLSQLGGVTMMGPLLIGLEKSVQIAPLGAKMSEIYNAALIAAL from the coding sequence ATGCCCAACATCAAGAAGCCCTCCTTCACACGGGAAGAGGCTCTGGCCTTTCACTCCCAAGGCAAGCCGGGAAAAATCGAGATTACGCCGACCAAGCCGATGGCGACGCAGCGCGACCTTTCGCTTGCCTATTCGCCCGGCGTCGCGGTGCCGGTGCTGGCGATCGCGGAGAACCCCGACCTCGCCTATGAGTATACCTCGAAGGGCAATCTGGTCGCGGTGATTTCCAACGGCACCGCGATCCTCGGGCTGGGCGACCTGGGCGCCCTGGCGTCCAAGCCGGTGATGGAGGGCAAGGCGGTCCTGTTCAAGCGCTTCGCCGACGTGGATTCCATCGACCTGGAAGTCGACACCTCCGACGTCGAGCAGTTCATCGGCGCGGTGCGCTATCTCGGCCCGTCCTTCGGCGGCATCAATTTGGAGGACATCAAGGCGCCGGACTGCTTCGTGATCGAGGAGCGGCTGCGCGAGATGATGGACATCCCGGTCTTCCACGACGACCAGCACGGCACCGCGATCATTTCCACCGCCGGCATCATCAACGCGATGCACCTGACGGGGCGCAAGTTCGAGGACACCAAGGTCGTGGTGAACGGCGCCGGCGCGGCGGGCATCGCCTGCCTCGAATTGCTCAAGTCGATGGGACTGCCGTCGGCCAATGCGATCCTGTGCGATTCCAAGGGCGTGGTCTGGCGCGGCCGCACCGCCGGCATGAACCAGTGGAAATCCGCCCATGCGGTGGACACCGATGCGCGCACGCTGGAGGACGCGGTGAAAGGCTCGGACGTGTTCCTCGGCCTCTCGGTCAAGGGCGCGATGACGCAGGAGATGGTGATGTCGATGCGCAAGGCGCCGATCATCTTCGCCATGGCCAATCCCGATCCGGAGATCACGCCGGAAGAGGTGAAGGCGGTGCGCTCCGACGCCATCGTCGCCACGGGGCGCAGCGACTATCCCAACCAGGTGAACAACGTGTTGGGCTTTCCCTACATATTTCGCGGAGCACTCGACGTGCGGGCGCGGACCATCAACGAGGCGATGAAGATCGCCGCCGCCGAGGCGCTGGCCGAGCTGGCGCGCGAGGACGTGCCGGACGAGGTCGCCGCGGCTTATCGAGGCGCCAGACCCGAATACGGGCCGGAATACATCATCCCGGTGCCGTTCGATCCGCGGCTGATCAGCCGCGTGTCGCGCGCGGTGGCGGAGGCGGCGATCAAGTCCGGCGTGGCGCGGCGCGAGATCAAGGATCTCGACGCCTATTCGTTCCAGCTTTCGGCGCGGCTCGATCCCTCCGCCGCCCTGTTCCAGCGCATCACGGCGAGCGTGCGGGCCAATCCCAAGCGCGTGGTGTTCGCGGAAGGCGAGGAGGAATCGGTGATCCGCGCCGCCGCCGCGTTCCAGAATTCCGGCCTCGGCAAGGCGATCCTGGTGGGGCGCGAGGAGATCGTCAAAAACGGCATCCGCCACGCCGGGCTGGACGAGAATGCCCTCGAAATTCGCGTGCCGCATTCGGCGCAGGAGGCCCAGCCCTATATCGAATTCCTGTTCAAGCGGCTGCAGCGGCGCGGCGTGCTCTATCGCGACGCGGTGCGCATGGTGACCAACGACCGCAACGTCTATGCGAGCGCGATGCTGGCGCAGGACGATGCCGACGCGATGGTGACGGGCGTGACGCGCAACTATGCCGCGGCGCTGAACGATGTGCGCCTGGTGCTCGACCCGCCCAAGGGCGAGCGGCCGATCGGCGTGATGCTGATCTTCGCGCGCGGCAGGCTGGTGTTCGTCGCCGATACTTCGGTGCACGAGATGCCGACCTCGCAGGAGCTGGCCGACATCGCGGTGCAGGCGGCGGGCGTGGCGCGGCGCTTCGGCTTCACGCCGCGCGTGGCGCTCTTGGCATCGTCCACCTTCGGCTTTCCGCGCAGCGAGCGGTCGGAGCGCGTCGTCGAGGCGGTGCACATTCTGGACGAGCGGCATGTCGATTTCGAATATGACGGCGAGATCGCGGTGGACGTGGCGCTGGATCGCGAAAAGATGCTGCTCTATCCGTTCTGCCGGCTGACCGACACGGCGAACGTGCTGATCATGCCCGCGATCCATTCGGCGGCGATCTCGACGCGGCTTTTGTCGCAGCTCGGCGGCGTGACGATGATGGGGCCGTTGCTGATCGGGCTGGAGAAATCGGTGCAGATCGCTCCGCTCGGCGCCAAGATGAGCGAGATCTACAACGCCGCGCTGATCGCGGCGCTGTAG
- the mutS gene encoding DNA mismatch repair protein MutS, with protein MMAQYLATKTAHAGYLLFYRMGDFYELFFDDAVKAAEALDIALTKRGRHQGEDIAMCGVPVHAAESYLEKLIRKGFRVAVCEQMEDPAEVKKRGGKSVVKREVVRLVTPGTLTEDSLLEARAANMLAALGRAGSAFAIAAADISAGTFWVAPVQPDEIAMELARVHPSELLVPDALLADAALAPILKALGPALSPLPSIKFDSGAGERALKAHYKVQSLDGFGAFSRAELSAAGALIAYLDLTQKGNLPALRTLARVAPRAFMGIDAATRRNLELTQTLAGERKGSLLSAIDRTVTAAGARELAARLAAPLTDVKAIAQRHDAVAFFEGDSELRRSLREDLRRAPDIARALARISVGRGGPRDLANLRDGIKCARHLRTRLKLDDPLKPAPGELRDACHDLIEGTTGASRLADKVETLLIAEPPFLARDGGFVAAGVHAPLDEVRKLRDESRRVIAGLEARYRTDSGTPQLRIKHNGVLGYFIEVTPQHADKLQSGDNRTLFRHRQTIGSAVRFTTDELASLATRISQAADQALALERELFDRMCEEAIACAPSLNRIAGALAVVDVACALGELAVAGRHVRPKIDDGLAFKIVRGRHPVVEAALAHDHAHPFVPNDCDLSPEGIGRLWLVTGPNMAGKSTFLRQNALIAILAQAGAFVPADAAHIGIVDRLFSRVGAGDDLAAGRSTFMVEMVETAAILNQATPKSLVILDEIGRGTATFDGLAIAWATAEHLHEKNRSRALFATHYHEMTALAERLTSLACVTMRVREWNDSIVFLHEVAPGAADRSYGIHVAKLAGLPQAVVSRAEEVLKALEDGREGHKPLARIDDLPLFAAAAPAPRPDGFQEALRAIEPDTLTPKEALELIYKLKAIKP; from the coding sequence ATGATGGCGCAGTATCTGGCGACCAAAACGGCGCATGCCGGCTATCTCCTGTTCTACCGCATGGGCGATTTCTACGAGCTGTTCTTCGACGACGCGGTGAAGGCGGCCGAGGCGCTGGACATCGCGCTCACCAAGCGCGGCAGGCACCAGGGCGAGGACATCGCGATGTGCGGCGTGCCGGTTCACGCTGCGGAAAGCTATCTGGAGAAGCTGATCCGCAAGGGTTTCCGGGTTGCGGTGTGCGAGCAGATGGAGGACCCGGCCGAAGTCAAGAAGCGCGGCGGCAAATCCGTCGTGAAGCGCGAGGTCGTGCGTCTTGTGACCCCGGGAACCCTGACCGAGGATTCGCTCCTGGAAGCGCGCGCCGCCAACATGCTGGCGGCGCTCGGCCGCGCCGGCAGCGCCTTCGCCATCGCGGCCGCCGACATTTCCGCCGGAACTTTCTGGGTCGCGCCGGTCCAGCCGGACGAGATCGCGATGGAACTCGCCCGCGTGCATCCGAGCGAACTGCTCGTGCCGGATGCGCTGCTCGCCGACGCGGCGCTGGCGCCGATCCTCAAGGCGCTCGGCCCGGCTTTGTCGCCGCTGCCGTCGATCAAATTCGATTCCGGCGCCGGCGAGCGCGCGCTGAAGGCGCATTACAAGGTGCAGAGCCTGGACGGCTTCGGCGCCTTCTCGCGCGCCGAGCTGTCCGCCGCCGGCGCGCTGATCGCCTATCTCGACCTGACGCAGAAGGGCAACCTGCCGGCGCTGCGCACGCTCGCCCGCGTGGCGCCGCGCGCCTTCATGGGGATCGACGCCGCGACGCGGCGCAATCTCGAACTGACACAGACGCTCGCCGGCGAGCGCAAGGGCAGCCTGCTCTCCGCCATCGACCGCACGGTCACCGCCGCCGGCGCGCGCGAATTGGCGGCGCGGCTCGCCGCTCCGCTGACCGACGTGAAGGCCATCGCGCAGCGCCACGACGCCGTCGCTTTCTTCGAGGGCGATTCCGAATTGCGCCGGAGCCTGCGCGAGGATCTGCGCCGCGCCCCCGACATCGCCCGGGCGCTGGCGCGCATCTCGGTCGGCCGCGGCGGGCCGCGCGATCTCGCCAATCTGCGCGACGGCATCAAATGCGCCCGCCATCTGCGCACCCGCCTGAAGCTGGACGATCCCCTGAAGCCGGCGCCCGGCGAATTGCGCGACGCCTGCCACGATCTGATCGAAGGCACGACGGGCGCCTCGCGCCTGGCCGACAAGGTCGAGACCCTCCTGATCGCCGAGCCGCCCTTCCTGGCGCGCGACGGCGGCTTCGTCGCGGCCGGCGTGCATGCGCCCTTGGACGAGGTGCGCAAGCTGCGCGACGAATCGCGCCGCGTGATCGCCGGCCTCGAAGCGCGCTACCGGACCGACAGCGGCACGCCGCAACTGCGCATCAAGCACAATGGCGTGCTCGGCTATTTCATCGAGGTGACGCCGCAGCATGCCGACAAGCTGCAATCGGGCGACAACCGCACCCTGTTCCGCCACCGCCAGACCATCGGCAGCGCCGTGCGCTTCACGACGGACGAACTGGCGTCGCTTGCCACGCGCATATCGCAAGCCGCCGACCAGGCCCTCGCGCTGGAGCGCGAATTGTTCGACCGGATGTGCGAAGAGGCCATCGCCTGCGCACCTTCCCTCAACCGCATCGCGGGCGCTCTCGCGGTTGTCGATGTCGCCTGCGCGCTGGGCGAGCTCGCGGTTGCCGGCCGGCACGTCCGTCCGAAGATCGACGACGGCCTTGCGTTCAAGATCGTGCGCGGCCGCCATCCGGTGGTCGAAGCGGCGCTGGCGCACGACCACGCCCATCCGTTCGTGCCGAACGATTGCGACCTGTCGCCCGAGGGGATCGGAAGGCTCTGGCTGGTCACCGGCCCCAACATGGCGGGCAAGTCGACCTTCCTGCGCCAGAACGCGCTGATCGCGATTCTCGCCCAGGCCGGCGCTTTCGTGCCCGCCGACGCGGCGCATATCGGCATCGTGGATCGGTTGTTCTCCAGGGTCGGCGCGGGCGACGACCTCGCCGCCGGCCGCTCGACCTTCATGGTCGAGATGGTGGAGACCGCCGCGATCCTGAACCAGGCGACGCCGAAGAGCCTCGTGATCTTGGACGAGATCGGCCGCGGCACCGCGACCTTCGACGGCCTCGCCATCGCCTGGGCGACCGCCGAGCACCTGCACGAGAAGAACCGAAGCCGCGCGCTGTTCGCCACGCACTATCACGAGATGACGGCGCTGGCCGAGCGGCTGACATCGCTCGCCTGCGTGACGATGCGGGTGCGCGAATGGAACGACAGCATCGTCTTCCTGCACGAGGTCGCGCCGGGCGCGGCGGACCGGTCTTATGGAATCCACGTCGCCAAGCTCGCCGGTCTGCCGCAAGCGGTGGTGTCGCGTGCGGAGGAGGTTTTGAAAGCGCTGGAAGACGGCCGCGAAGGCCATAAGCCGCTGGCCCGCATCGACGACCTCCCGCTTTTCGCCGCGGCCGCGCCGGCGCCCAGGCCCGACGGATTCCAGGAAGCGCTGCGCGCGATCGAGCCCGACACGTTGACGCCGAAAGAGGCGCTGGAGTTGATCTACAAGCTCAAGGCGATCAAACCGTAG
- a CDS encoding helix-turn-helix domain-containing protein produces the protein MVKTPASPQKRKRQRRSFRTEERLLAAVLALADRGGLDACTVPAVAERAGVAVGTIYRRYPDKDALVAAAFLDFASLGDGKREAEYAAFAASARNLPDFLRRVGEAAVRVACEHRGLLLAIRAFARTTPDRAWRTRFARQQSRGRATLLKAALARFGPEIAGGEAALRFSLAALYGAVEVTWLEPQAGLFASRPSRSSFVAAIVEMQAAYLSKRPRP, from the coding sequence TTGGTCAAGACACCGGCCTCCCCGCAGAAGCGGAAGCGCCAGCGGCGCAGCTTCCGCACCGAAGAGCGCCTCCTCGCCGCGGTTCTCGCGCTGGCCGACCGGGGCGGCCTCGATGCCTGCACCGTGCCGGCCGTCGCCGAACGGGCCGGCGTCGCGGTGGGCACGATCTACCGCCGCTATCCCGACAAGGACGCCCTCGTTGCGGCCGCGTTCCTCGATTTCGCGTCTCTGGGCGACGGAAAGCGGGAGGCGGAATACGCGGCCTTCGCCGCCAGCGCGCGGAACCTGCCCGACTTCCTGCGCCGCGTCGGCGAGGCGGCCGTTCGGGTCGCGTGCGAGCATCGCGGCCTCCTGCTCGCGATCCGCGCCTTCGCGCGGACGACGCCGGATCGCGCATGGCGCACGCGGTTCGCGCGGCAGCAGAGCCGGGGCCGCGCCACGCTGCTGAAGGCCGCCTTGGCGCGCTTCGGGCCCGAGATCGCCGGCGGCGAAGCCGCACTGCGCTTTTCGCTCGCCGCCTTGTATGGCGCGGTGGAAGTGACCTGGCTCGAGCCCCAGGCCGGCCTGTTCGCAAGCCGGCCGTCGCGATCCTCCTTCGTCGCGGCGATCGTGGAGATGCAGGCGGCCTATCTGTCGAAGCGGCCGCGCCCATAG